In candidate division KSB1 bacterium, one genomic interval encodes:
- a CDS encoding prepilin-type N-terminal cleavage/methylation domain-containing protein, producing MTRAIGNERGLTLIELCLTLLILGLIVAAASPRLSRSYRRLQLKTAAESIADEIRMIQRRAEISQQAWRFIIRPDGKSYAVECQHRGEFAEPPATAATGAPEWEPVIRRTLPAAINLAPVAFTIEWTADGVTPHQSLRVCDAEGNAYEIRIEESGLALHPTGEKAWR from the coding sequence ATGACTCGGGCAATCGGCAATGAGCGCGGGCTGACATTGATCGAGCTTTGCCTGACGCTGCTCATTCTCGGCTTGATCGTGGCAGCCGCCAGTCCGCGTCTTTCGCGTTCATATCGCCGCTTGCAATTGAAAACCGCGGCGGAAAGCATTGCGGACGAGATCCGCATGATTCAAAGGCGCGCCGAGATTTCCCAACAAGCCTGGCGTTTCATCATCCGGCCGGATGGCAAAAGCTATGCAGTGGAATGCCAGCACCGTGGCGAGTTTGCAGAGCCGCCGGCCACGGCGGCGACTGGTGCGCCGGAATGGGAGCCCGTCATCCGTCGCACCCTGCCCGCAGCGATCAATCTGGCGCCCGTCGCCTTCACGATTGAATGGACTGCCGATGGTGTCACGCCGCATCAGAGCCTGCGCGTCTGCGACGCAGAGGGAAATGCCTATGAAATCCGCATTGAAGAAAGCGGCCTTGCGCTGCACCCCACAGGCGAGAAGGCATGGCGCTGA
- a CDS encoding type II secretion system F family protein produces the protein MPVFAYLAKASPTETVRGEMAAESAEALAARLVTMGLYPIDIAAQDAHAVRNGSLLRRNRKPGRAALIFLTRQLANMLDAGMTLHAALQLLITQLPAEAMQPILRDLEARLREGQRFSEACTAWPKVFSKFYVSLLRAGETGGMLELVLDHLAEFLEKEEDVRKQIQAALAYPLLMLVLGMITIGILLAFVVPRLVSMFDEMGQALPLPTRILVAVSSLVAQNWLVLPVVLVVLLMALRRMWRHPGFREKLDHWQLRLPFWNQLLVQAEVAQFARTLGALLSHGVPIHRAFEVVIAACKNLILQRELQQAGEAIRRGGKIGASLAASRHWPAIVGQMLTIAEDTNQLEPVLGKIAAAGTKEVERRVALFTRLLEPAMIILVGAVVGFIVFAMMLPIFQMDFVVQ, from the coding sequence ATGCCTGTCTTTGCCTACCTCGCCAAAGCTTCGCCGACGGAGACGGTGCGCGGCGAGATGGCCGCCGAGAGCGCTGAAGCCCTGGCGGCGCGGCTGGTGACGATGGGGCTTTATCCCATTGACATCGCGGCGCAGGACGCACATGCCGTGCGAAACGGCAGCCTCCTGAGGCGCAATCGCAAACCGGGGCGTGCCGCTCTCATTTTTCTGACACGACAACTGGCCAACATGCTCGATGCCGGCATGACGCTGCACGCCGCGCTGCAGCTCCTGATCACGCAGTTGCCGGCGGAGGCCATGCAGCCCATCCTGCGCGATCTCGAGGCGCGTTTGCGCGAGGGCCAGCGCTTTTCCGAAGCCTGCACCGCCTGGCCCAAAGTCTTTTCGAAATTTTACGTGAGCCTGCTTCGTGCCGGTGAAACCGGCGGGATGCTGGAGCTGGTGCTCGATCACCTGGCGGAGTTTCTCGAAAAGGAAGAGGACGTCCGCAAGCAGATTCAGGCGGCGCTGGCCTATCCGTTGCTCATGCTCGTCCTGGGCATGATCACCATCGGCATCCTGCTCGCCTTCGTGGTCCCGCGCCTCGTCAGCATGTTCGATGAAATGGGGCAGGCACTGCCCCTGCCAACCCGGATCCTGGTGGCCGTTTCCAGCCTGGTTGCCCAAAACTGGCTGGTATTGCCGGTGGTGCTGGTGGTGTTGCTCATGGCCCTCCGGCGCATGTGGCGGCATCCCGGCTTCAGGGAGAAGCTCGACCACTGGCAGCTTCGTTTGCCGTTTTGGAACCAACTGCTGGTGCAGGCCGAGGTGGCGCAATTTGCGCGCACTCTGGGCGCTTTGCTGTCGCACGGCGTGCCCATTCATCGGGCCTTCGAGGTCGTGATTGCCGCCTGCAAGAATCTGATCTTGCAGCGTGAGCTGCAGCAGGCGGGTGAAGCCATCCGGCGTGGCGGAAAAATTGGCGCGAGCCTCGCCGCCAGCCGCCACTGGCCCGCGATCGTGGGACAGATGCTCACGATTGCCGAAGACACCAATCAACTGGAGCCCGTGCTCGGCAAAATTGCCGCCGCCGGCACGAAGGAGGTGGAACGCCGCGTGGCGCTGTTCACGCGCCTGCTCGAGCCGGCGATGATCATTCTCGTCGGTGCAGTCGTCGGCTTCATCGTGTTTGCGATGATGCTGCCGATTTTCCAAATGGATTTCGTCGTGCAGTAA
- a CDS encoding response regulator transcription factor, with amino-acid sequence MRVLIVEDEARVAQFIRKGLNEADYVADIAADAHQAEYLASLNEYDLILLDWLIPGASGVELCRQWRERGMLTPIIMLTVKDNTTDLITALDNGADDYLTKPFSFAELLARMRAQLRRTSSAPLVPLLKLDDLVVDPSKREVQRGGNKIFCSSREYALLEYLLRNAGNVVTRTAIAEHVWGLLFETNTNLIEVYINHLRKKLDCGSRRPLIHTVRNIGYVMKVLEIDQKAAR; translated from the coding sequence ATGCGCGTCTTGATCGTTGAGGACGAAGCGCGGGTGGCGCAATTCATTCGCAAAGGACTAAACGAAGCGGACTACGTTGCAGATATTGCGGCCGATGCTCATCAGGCGGAGTATTTGGCGTCGCTCAATGAATACGACCTCATTCTGCTGGACTGGCTGATCCCGGGTGCCAGCGGCGTGGAGTTGTGCCGTCAGTGGCGCGAACGCGGCATGCTGACGCCGATCATCATGCTGACGGTCAAAGACAACACCACCGATCTGATCACAGCGCTCGACAACGGGGCGGATGACTACCTCACCAAACCGTTCTCGTTTGCCGAGCTGCTGGCGCGCATGCGGGCGCAATTGCGCCGTACTTCGAGCGCGCCGTTGGTGCCGCTGCTCAAGCTCGACGACCTGGTGGTCGATCCCTCGAAACGAGAAGTGCAGCGTGGCGGCAACAAGATTTTTTGCTCCAGCCGGGAATATGCGCTGCTGGAATATCTTCTGCGCAACGCCGGCAATGTCGTGACCCGCACGGCGATTGCCGAGCATGTCTGGGGTCTGCTGTTTGAAACCAACACCAATCTCATCGAAGTTTACATCAATCATTTGCGCAAAAAATTGGACTGCGGTTCCAGACGGCCGCTGATTCATACCGTGCGCAACATCGGCTATGTCATGAAGGTGCTGGAGATCGACCAGAAGGCAGCGCGATAA
- a CDS encoding HAMP domain-containing histidine kinase, producing MTSCFANLPLRWKIAAPMITALVLMLVATSIYFPQRHKQALRQAQNREAQRTAELLAVAVLHVLQERDFGILQSAMESIQRDSNILFLMLFSENGRHLATYNPARLPGLDSVTSGPPVLPAASHATVIAHDIKDQEQKITGRLILGYSTREVDRQTHEYRLVTAMFTLVMLLPGLFFINAIARQITQPISQLQVQMHETITKGSYAGEVRVASRDEVGRLADAFNQMMAELRLRHQHLAESQQKYRALYEKLQELYRLKSIFVADVSHHLRTPLTVIGGEIELVLRQQRSPEKYQEVLHIVADETKQLARVVDNLLTLGKAEAGNLVFMQEGVDLAEICMRQIRQARLLAKARGLHLEAAIANDSLICGDSNRLAEMVFNLLDNAVKYTPQGGTITVTLHSTPDTLVLRVTDTGIGIAAEERDRVFERFYRGNNACAQARGVGLGLAICKSIVEAHGGSIEVVSQTGKGSTFEVRLPRAPDTNCACPG from the coding sequence ATGACATCCTGTTTCGCCAATTTGCCCCTGCGCTGGAAAATCGCCGCGCCGATGATCACGGCACTGGTGCTGATGCTGGTCGCGACCTCGATTTATTTCCCGCAGCGGCACAAACAGGCGCTCCGGCAGGCGCAAAACCGCGAGGCGCAGCGTACCGCGGAATTGCTCGCCGTCGCGGTGCTGCACGTTTTGCAGGAGCGCGACTTCGGGATTTTGCAAAGCGCCATGGAGAGCATCCAGCGCGACTCGAATATCTTGTTCCTGATGCTCTTCAGCGAGAACGGCAGACACCTCGCGACCTACAACCCCGCGCGCCTTCCCGGCCTCGATTCGGTCACCAGCGGGCCGCCCGTCCTGCCCGCCGCATCGCACGCGACCGTCATTGCACATGACATCAAGGACCAGGAGCAAAAAATCACCGGCCGGCTCATTCTCGGCTACAGCACACGCGAGGTGGACCGGCAAACCCACGAATATCGCCTGGTCACCGCGATGTTCACCCTGGTGATGCTGCTGCCCGGGTTGTTCTTCATCAACGCCATTGCGCGGCAAATCACCCAGCCGATTTCACAGTTGCAGGTGCAAATGCACGAGACCATCACCAAAGGCAGTTATGCCGGGGAAGTGCGTGTGGCTTCGCGTGATGAAGTGGGCCGGCTGGCGGACGCCTTCAATCAAATGATGGCGGAATTGCGACTGCGCCATCAACACCTGGCGGAGTCACAGCAAAAATATCGCGCGCTCTACGAAAAACTGCAGGAACTGTACCGTTTGAAATCGATTTTTGTCGCCGATGTGTCACACCATTTGCGCACACCTCTGACCGTGATCGGCGGCGAAATCGAACTGGTGCTCCGCCAGCAACGTTCGCCGGAGAAATATCAGGAAGTGCTGCACATTGTCGCCGATGAAACCAAACAACTCGCCAGGGTCGTCGACAATCTTCTGACCCTGGGAAAAGCCGAAGCCGGAAACCTGGTGTTTATGCAGGAGGGCGTCGATTTGGCGGAAATTTGCATGCGCCAAATCAGGCAGGCACGGCTGCTCGCCAAAGCCAGGGGTCTGCACCTCGAGGCGGCGATCGCGAATGACAGCCTGATCTGCGGCGATTCCAACCGGCTGGCCGAAATGGTGTTCAATCTGCTCGACAACGCTGTGAAGTACACGCCCCAGGGTGGCACCATAACCGTCACGCTCCACAGCACGCCGGACACCCTCGTGCTCCGGGTGACGGACACCGGCATCGGCATTGCCGCGGAGGAACGCGACAGAGTTTTTGAGCGCTTCTATCGTGGCAACAATGCGTGCGCACAAGCAAGGGGGGTGGGATTGGGCCTGGCGATTTGCAAGAGCATCGTCGAGGCGCACGGCGGCAGCATCGAGGTTGTCAGTCAGACGGGAAAAGGCAGCACTTTTGAAGTCCGCTTGCCGCGGGCGCCAGATACCAATTGCGCATGCCCGGGCTGA
- the gspG gene encoding type II secretion system major pseudopilin GspG, giving the protein MKSRQNEQGLTLIEVMLVVIILGILVALVVPQFSGRTEQARRAAAAADINANLATALEMYQLDNGVYPTTEQGLAALLRAPEIPPLPPSWQGPYLKKSGALNDPWGQPYIYRCPGEHNSGSYDLSSTGPDRQSGGGDDVNNWDQDDSGNRQ; this is encoded by the coding sequence ATGAAAAGCCGGCAAAACGAACAAGGCCTGACGCTGATCGAAGTCATGTTGGTCGTCATCATCCTCGGCATTTTGGTGGCACTGGTGGTGCCGCAATTTTCCGGGCGCACAGAGCAGGCGCGGCGTGCCGCGGCGGCCGCTGACATCAATGCCAATCTCGCCACGGCGCTGGAGATGTATCAATTGGACAACGGCGTGTATCCGACGACTGAACAGGGTCTGGCGGCATTGCTCCGCGCACCGGAGATTCCGCCTCTGCCACCTTCCTGGCAGGGACCCTATTTGAAGAAGAGCGGTGCGCTCAACGATCCCTGGGGACAGCCCTACATTTATCGCTGCCCCGGCGAGCACAATTCCGGGAGCTACGATCTGTCGTCCACTGGTCCGGACCGGCAAAGCGGCGGTGGTGATGACGTGAACAATTGGGATCAGGATGACTCGGGCAATCGGCAATGA
- a CDS encoding GspE/PulE family protein has product MHRLVAGGVPSERQPLRVSPELRTLIPAAMACRYKIVPLARKGARLQIALADPGDIALLDEIRWLLGTDLEAVQAEPAQIDEGLRSLYGLGAETVDRLMEERGDGGVALVVSSASDLDKEGDDASVIRFVNELLLEAFRERATDIHLEPFAAQLRIRYRIDGILYDIPVPESLQRLHAAIVSRIKIMANLNIAEQRLPQDGRIKVRTGNRELDLRISILPTPFGETVNLRILNSQQVTLGLENLGLLPRDLARLERLLQKPHGIILVTGPTGSGKTTTLYACLNKLNESSRKIITVEDPIEYQLAGISQVQVNPKIGLTFAQGLRSLLRHDPDVMLVGEIRDHETAEVTIQVAMTGHLVFSTLHTNDAPGAVARLANMGIEPYLIAASVECIIAQRLVRVICPECKSVEVGHNGKSGLVRRLIPHDALLYHGRGCSHCKQTGYWGRTAIYEFLLIDDELREHIVKKTPANQLRQIAINKGMITLRQDGLEKIRLGLTTLDEVLRVTQEAGD; this is encoded by the coding sequence TTGCATCGACTCGTCGCCGGCGGGGTGCCGAGCGAGCGGCAGCCGCTGCGGGTTTCTCCGGAACTGCGCACGCTGATTCCCGCGGCCATGGCGTGTCGTTACAAAATTGTGCCGCTGGCCCGCAAAGGCGCGCGGTTGCAGATTGCGCTCGCTGATCCGGGAGACATCGCGCTGCTGGATGAAATTCGCTGGCTGCTGGGAACCGACCTCGAAGCTGTGCAGGCGGAGCCCGCCCAAATAGATGAGGGGTTGCGCAGCCTTTACGGGTTGGGAGCGGAGACGGTCGACCGTTTGATGGAGGAACGCGGGGACGGCGGGGTGGCGCTGGTCGTGTCATCGGCCTCGGATCTGGACAAAGAGGGCGACGACGCCAGCGTCATCCGCTTCGTCAACGAATTGCTGCTGGAAGCCTTTCGCGAGCGCGCCACCGATATTCACCTGGAGCCGTTTGCCGCACAGTTGCGCATCCGCTATCGCATCGACGGCATTCTGTACGACATCCCCGTGCCGGAGTCCCTGCAGCGGTTGCACGCGGCGATTGTCTCGCGCATCAAGATCATGGCCAACCTCAATATCGCGGAGCAGCGGCTGCCCCAGGACGGCCGGATCAAGGTGCGCACCGGCAATCGGGAGCTGGATTTGCGCATCTCGATTTTGCCCACGCCCTTCGGCGAAACCGTGAATTTGCGCATTCTCAACAGCCAACAAGTCACCCTCGGTCTGGAAAATCTCGGCCTGTTGCCGCGCGATCTGGCACGCCTGGAGCGTTTGCTGCAAAAGCCGCACGGCATCATCCTCGTCACCGGCCCGACCGGCAGCGGCAAAACCACCACGCTCTACGCGTGCCTCAACAAGCTCAATGAAAGCTCGCGCAAAATCATCACCGTCGAAGACCCCATCGAGTATCAACTGGCGGGCATCTCGCAAGTGCAAGTGAATCCCAAGATTGGTCTCACCTTCGCGCAGGGCCTGCGTTCGCTGCTGCGCCACGATCCGGACGTGATGCTGGTGGGCGAGATCCGCGATCATGAGACCGCCGAGGTGACGATTCAGGTGGCCATGACCGGGCATTTGGTGTTCAGCACGCTGCACACCAACGATGCGCCCGGCGCCGTCGCGCGGCTCGCCAACATGGGCATCGAGCCCTATCTCATCGCCGCCTCGGTGGAATGCATCATCGCCCAGCGCCTGGTGCGCGTGATCTGCCCGGAATGCAAAAGCGTGGAAGTCGGACACAACGGCAAGAGCGGGCTGGTGCGCCGGCTTATCCCGCACGACGCCCTGTTGTATCACGGGCGCGGCTGCAGCCACTGCAAGCAGACCGGCTATTGGGGACGCACGGCGATTTATGAGTTTCTCCTGATTGATGACGAACTCCGTGAGCACATCGTCAAAAAAACACCGGCCAATCAATTGCGCCAGATCGCGATCAACAAGGGCATGATCACCCTGCGACAGGACGGTCTGGAAAAAATCCGTCTTGGTCTCACGACGCTCGACGAGGTGCTGCGCGTGACCCAGGAAGCGGGAGACTGA
- a CDS encoding A24 family peptidase, with protein sequence MLSVCLLFTLGLLLGSFIGVCVHRLPRGKPVVFDVSRCDHCRARLAWRHKLPLLGFLLLHGISHCCGRPIPRQYPLVEAASGVLLLLLYWHGREAAVFLQAVLFVALLLTGMLIDLEHRLIPNKITLPGIGAGLALALLGRQVAWWDALAGIFLCGGLLYGAGFLVENIFKKPNAMGGGDIKFAAMIGAFLGWQQGLSATLLAAGAGALFGLAEMIKRGAQDGPVEIRFGPFLAFGAVVNLLWGARFWQWYFSVSP encoded by the coding sequence ATGCTGTCCGTGTGCTTGCTTTTCACCCTCGGTCTGCTGCTCGGCAGTTTTATCGGGGTGTGTGTGCATCGCCTGCCGCGCGGCAAGCCCGTCGTGTTCGATGTTTCACGCTGTGATCACTGCCGGGCGCGGCTGGCGTGGCGGCACAAACTGCCGCTGCTCGGATTTCTGCTGCTGCATGGCATCAGCCATTGCTGCGGGCGCCCGATTCCACGGCAGTATCCGCTTGTGGAAGCCGCCTCCGGTGTGCTGCTGTTGTTGTTGTACTGGCACGGCAGGGAAGCCGCCGTGTTTTTGCAAGCTGTTCTCTTTGTTGCCTTGCTGCTCACCGGGATGTTGATCGATCTCGAACATCGCCTCATTCCGAATAAAATCACCCTCCCGGGCATCGGCGCCGGATTGGCACTCGCCTTGTTGGGGCGACAGGTGGCATGGTGGGATGCGCTGGCGGGAATTTTTCTGTGCGGCGGCCTGCTTTATGGGGCGGGGTTTCTGGTCGAGAACATTTTCAAGAAGCCCAACGCGATGGGCGGCGGCGACATCAAATTTGCCGCGATGATCGGCGCGTTTCTCGGCTGGCAGCAGGGCTTGAGCGCCACACTGCTTGCGGCAGGCGCCGGCGCGCTGTTCGGCCTGGCGGAAATGATCAAACGCGGCGCGCAAGATGGCCCGGTTGAAATCCGTTTCGGCCCCTTTCTGGCATTCGGTGCCGTGGTCAATCTTCTCTGGGGCGCCAGGTTCTGGCAGTGGTATTTTTCCGTCTCGCCATAA